The following are encoded together in the uncultured Sphaerochaeta sp. genome:
- the mtnA gene encoding S-methyl-5-thioribose-1-phosphate isomerase yields the protein MDESFVTLIFKNDTLTLIDQRILPTEVSYVACKTYEEVEFAIRDMIVRGAPAIGAVAAYGVYLAALQCPEEKTFKQACEFLSLARPTAVNLGWAINRMLDIYTRNNTQPREAILKALLAEADAIREEDIKTNKQMSRIGAAIVPHGATILTHCNTGALATAGWGTALGVIKTAFYDKKDIFVYADETRPRFQGARLTAWELMEAKIPSKLIPDSAAATLIRDGKIDLVILGGDRVAANGDVANKLGTFALSVICKAYGVPFYSVVPISTIDFSIPDGSAIPIEEREAEEVTHVQGVQVAPSGMEVFNPAFDVTPHQNLTGIITEKGIIYPPFKDNIERLRRGETL from the coding sequence ATGGATGAATCATTTGTAACACTCATATTCAAGAACGATACGCTTACGTTGATCGATCAACGTATCCTACCGACCGAGGTTTCCTATGTAGCTTGCAAGACCTACGAAGAAGTTGAGTTCGCCATCAGGGATATGATCGTACGTGGAGCTCCGGCTATCGGAGCCGTTGCAGCATACGGAGTGTACCTTGCGGCACTCCAATGCCCGGAAGAAAAAACATTCAAGCAAGCCTGTGAATTCCTCAGCCTTGCTCGGCCCACCGCTGTCAATCTTGGTTGGGCAATCAACCGAATGCTGGACATCTATACTCGCAACAATACACAACCAAGGGAAGCAATCCTGAAAGCATTGCTCGCGGAGGCTGATGCTATCAGGGAAGAGGATATCAAGACCAACAAGCAAATGTCACGTATCGGTGCTGCAATAGTTCCACATGGTGCAACGATTCTTACCCACTGTAATACAGGTGCGCTGGCCACAGCAGGCTGGGGAACAGCGTTGGGGGTCATAAAGACCGCGTTCTATGACAAGAAGGATATATTTGTCTATGCCGATGAAACACGACCGAGATTCCAAGGGGCTCGCCTTACCGCGTGGGAACTGATGGAAGCAAAGATTCCTTCCAAGCTTATTCCAGACAGTGCCGCAGCAACATTGATTCGGGATGGAAAAATTGATTTGGTAATTCTTGGTGGTGACCGTGTAGCAGCAAACGGCGATGTGGCGAACAAGCTGGGAACCTTTGCGCTGTCTGTCATTTGCAAGGCTTATGGCGTACCTTTTTACAGCGTCGTCCCAATATCCACCATCGATTTCTCAATTCCCGATGGCTCTGCGATTCCCATTGAGGAGAGGGAAGCAGAGGAAGTCACCCATGTACAGGGAGTGCAAGTAGCACCAAGTGGGATGGAAGTCTTCAATCCTGCTTTTGATGTTACCCCTCACCAGAATCTCACGGGAATCATAACAGAGAAGGGCATTATCTATCCTCCTTTCAAAGATAATATTGAACGACTTAGACGAGGAGAAACGCTTTAG
- a CDS encoding amidohydrolase has translation MKTLISNVLIIPMTKEGLSLRGDIGIDGKHIVFVGTSDPSFNADRIIDGSSFLAMPSLINAHTHLSMELMRNYKDSLPTLQAWLAEIFPIEGKLTADDVLAASRLGIVELIQSGCTMFTDMYFEPQATAQAVIEGGIRGSIGVTLFGELEENKARVEAREKLLAPYVAQAEGRLTLNVAPHAIYTCTQETYQFAASWARQHGRVFHTHLSETKKEVEDCIAQTGMTPPAYLAKIGVLQDVKSMLAHCVHLSNEDIDLLKSFDATIVHNPSSNLKLSSGIAPIASYLHAGIPVALGTDGASSNNNLNMIEEMHIASLLGRVLETGGEKLTPYQVLEMATKHGAEALGIDDTIGTLEAGKEADIILIDLKKSHLTPLNDPFSALVYAAQSSDIDTVFCQGRLLMEQRKVHTLDEQVVMDEVQRRWADVLKR, from the coding sequence ATGAAAACACTCATTTCCAACGTACTCATCATTCCGATGACCAAGGAAGGTTTGAGCCTTCGTGGTGATATCGGTATCGATGGGAAACATATTGTATTTGTCGGAACAAGCGACCCTTCCTTCAATGCCGACCGTATCATTGATGGATCCTCATTCCTAGCAATGCCTTCCTTGATAAATGCTCATACTCATTTAAGCATGGAACTGATGCGCAATTATAAAGACTCCCTGCCAACACTACAGGCATGGCTTGCAGAGATATTCCCGATTGAAGGGAAACTCACAGCAGATGACGTACTGGCTGCCAGCCGCCTTGGCATCGTTGAGCTTATCCAGAGTGGGTGCACCATGTTCACAGATATGTACTTTGAACCCCAAGCAACTGCACAGGCTGTGATTGAGGGGGGTATCAGGGGAAGCATAGGGGTAACGCTGTTCGGCGAACTTGAAGAGAACAAAGCCAGGGTAGAAGCGCGGGAAAAATTGCTGGCTCCCTACGTTGCACAAGCCGAAGGCCGTCTCACTCTCAATGTCGCCCCTCACGCCATCTATACCTGTACGCAGGAGACCTACCAATTTGCAGCATCTTGGGCGCGACAGCATGGAAGGGTATTCCATACACATCTCAGCGAGACCAAGAAAGAAGTAGAGGACTGCATTGCACAGACAGGAATGACTCCCCCAGCCTATCTTGCAAAGATTGGCGTCTTGCAGGATGTAAAGAGCATGCTGGCCCATTGTGTTCACTTGAGCAATGAAGATATTGATCTTCTCAAGTCATTCGATGCCACCATCGTGCACAACCCAAGCAGTAATCTCAAACTATCCAGCGGCATTGCTCCAATAGCCTCTTATCTCCATGCAGGAATTCCTGTTGCACTCGGCACCGATGGGGCGAGCAGCAACAATAATCTCAACATGATAGAGGAGATGCATATTGCCAGTCTCCTGGGAAGAGTACTGGAAACCGGCGGGGAGAAATTAACACCCTACCAAGTATTGGAGATGGCCACCAAGCATGGTGCTGAAGCTCTGGGGATTGATGATACAATAGGAACTCTTGAAGCTGGCAAGGAAGCAGACATAATTCTCATAGATTTGAAGAAAAGCCATCTTACCCCGCTCAATGACCCATTCAGCGCGTTGGTATATGCAGCACAAAGCTCTGATATCGATACAGTTTTCTGTCAGGGAAGACTCCTTATGGAACAACGAAAAGTACATACTCTGGATGAGCAGGTAGTGATGGATGAAGTACAGAGAAGATGGGCTGATGTACTCAAACGCTAG
- a CDS encoding AMP-binding protein translates to MKHSWDDLDQYRGVLFEGQWPTIIDLLLITEKKFGKRNGFTVFKPNRETLTFSEILQEVTRVSSYLQECGIKKGDHIVINGKNSPAWAISYLATLHAGAIVVPLDNQMNTDRVETLSSFVNASYIFADKNILEALDKQKEWFKELKGCSTLLGESESFPSISTLKANKPYNRIPSSEHDIASILFTSGTTGNEKGAMLTHANIVSDLYQACDGTFLSLDETDVLYALLPLHHSYCCTAVLLESIKHGAECVFGQDIVVSKMINDLREGKVTIFMGIPLLYNKLLAGILKQVKKKGLLINTLVHTMMVINGFTKKHLHWNPFRKTFNKLLLSKIGLDRNNFLICGAGPLAPKVFKQYQQLGLDFIQGYGLTETSPILTLNPISHFKVESVGMVFPLVEMKIAEPDENGVGEIRVKGPNITQGYYNDPVHTAELFDEEGYLKTGDLGYLDKENYLYLKGRAKNIIVTEGGKNVYPEEIEDLFQLYSQVEQILIRGYQEKRNIPSELIEAVIYPNAEYYQEHQVSQQEDLERVIKEVNQRVSGYKKITKLTITNEPMDMTSTKKIKRNKVTA, encoded by the coding sequence ATGAAACATTCCTGGGATGACCTTGACCAATATCGTGGTGTACTGTTCGAAGGACAGTGGCCAACTATCATAGACTTATTGCTGATCACAGAAAAAAAATTCGGGAAGCGAAACGGCTTCACTGTTTTCAAACCCAATAGGGAAACCCTTACATTCTCTGAAATTCTCCAAGAAGTCACTCGAGTCAGTTCGTATTTACAGGAATGTGGCATAAAAAAAGGTGATCATATCGTCATCAACGGGAAAAACAGCCCAGCATGGGCTATTTCCTATCTGGCGACCCTACATGCAGGTGCAATCGTTGTTCCATTGGACAACCAGATGAATACTGACCGCGTTGAAACACTCAGCAGTTTTGTGAATGCCTCGTATATTTTTGCTGATAAGAATATTCTTGAAGCACTCGACAAACAGAAAGAATGGTTCAAGGAATTGAAGGGGTGCTCGACGCTCCTGGGAGAGAGTGAATCATTTCCAAGCATTTCCACCCTGAAAGCGAATAAACCGTATAACCGTATACCGAGCTCAGAACATGATATTGCTTCCATCCTCTTTACCAGTGGCACCACAGGCAATGAGAAGGGGGCTATGCTCACACATGCAAACATTGTAAGCGACCTCTACCAAGCGTGTGATGGAACATTCCTCAGTCTCGATGAAACTGATGTATTGTATGCACTCCTTCCACTACACCATAGCTATTGCTGTACAGCAGTACTGCTTGAATCCATCAAACATGGGGCAGAGTGTGTCTTTGGGCAGGATATTGTGGTAAGTAAAATGATCAATGACTTGAGAGAAGGCAAGGTCACCATTTTTATGGGAATACCGCTTCTGTACAACAAACTGCTTGCCGGTATCTTGAAACAGGTCAAGAAAAAAGGATTATTGATCAATACCTTGGTACATACAATGATGGTTATCAATGGATTTACCAAGAAACACCTGCATTGGAATCCCTTCAGGAAAACCTTCAACAAATTACTGCTCAGCAAGATTGGTTTGGACCGGAATAATTTCCTCATCTGTGGTGCTGGCCCGCTCGCTCCAAAGGTCTTCAAGCAGTATCAACAGCTTGGTCTTGATTTCATCCAAGGCTATGGACTTACCGAGACGAGTCCCATCCTTACACTCAATCCAATCAGCCACTTCAAGGTGGAATCTGTTGGCATGGTGTTCCCCTTGGTGGAGATGAAGATCGCAGAGCCTGATGAAAACGGAGTGGGAGAAATCCGGGTCAAGGGCCCAAACATCACCCAAGGTTATTACAACGATCCGGTCCATACCGCTGAATTATTTGATGAGGAAGGTTACTTAAAGACAGGCGACCTAGGATACCTCGACAAGGAAAACTATCTCTATCTCAAGGGAAGAGCTAAAAATATCATCGTCACTGAAGGTGGCAAGAATGTATACCCTGAGGAGATTGAAGACCTTTTCCAGCTCTACAGTCAGGTGGAACAGATACTCATTCGTGGATACCAAGAAAAGAGAAACATTCCCAGCGAGCTGATTGAAGCGGTAATCTACCCCAATGCTGAGTACTACCAGGAACACCAGGTCTCCCAGCAGGAGGATCTTGAGCGGGTAATCAAGGAAGTCAATCAACGTGTTTCAGGGTATAAGAAAATTACCAAGCTCACCATTACCAATGAGCCAATGGACATGACAAGTACCAAAAAGATCAAGCGCAACAAGGTGACTGCGTAG
- a CDS encoding HAD family hydrolase gives MAQKVEKLKGIIFDKDGTLFDYAQVWETILKEGIALTFNSMGKQHHQTAKQAMLSLMGIDEEGQCIPRGLVFTHRRVQILRRFLLYCIRYRVNAIKAIKGYNRSVKHSEVLLNEKLKQMDFSVQQRLFRRLKEEGYHIGVITSDNASSTNLFLSLMGLEKMVDFIASRDSNYRRKPHNEAFNAFCTQAGITPSQVAMVGDTLTDMLFAKRAQSGYRIAVLTGSNDRRRLERLSDVVYEDISFLDTDKRLFPDQ, from the coding sequence ATGGCACAAAAGGTTGAGAAACTCAAGGGAATCATTTTTGACAAGGATGGGACGTTGTTTGACTACGCCCAAGTCTGGGAGACTATCCTCAAGGAGGGTATCGCCCTTACCTTCAACTCCATGGGAAAGCAGCACCACCAGACTGCCAAACAGGCGATGTTGAGCCTGATGGGCATCGATGAAGAGGGGCAGTGCATTCCCCGTGGCTTGGTGTTCACCCATCGCAGGGTCCAAATACTCAGAAGATTCCTTCTTTATTGTATTCGATATCGTGTCAACGCAATAAAGGCAATAAAAGGGTATAACAGAAGTGTCAAACACAGTGAAGTTCTCCTTAACGAGAAACTCAAGCAGATGGATTTTTCTGTTCAACAACGTTTGTTCAGACGCCTGAAGGAAGAGGGGTACCATATTGGTGTCATTACCAGTGACAATGCTTCCTCAACTAATCTGTTTCTCTCCTTGATGGGGTTAGAAAAAATGGTAGATTTCATAGCTAGCCGTGACAGTAACTATCGCAGGAAACCCCACAATGAAGCCTTCAATGCATTCTGCACACAAGCGGGGATTACCCCCTCCCAAGTGGCGATGGTAGGAGACACACTCACTGATATGCTGTTTGCTAAACGGGCTCAGTCAGGCTATCGGATAGCAGTTCTCACCGGAAGCAATGACAGGAGAAGACTGGAAAGACTGAGTGACGTTGTCTATGAGGATATTTCTTTCCTAGACACTGACAAGAGACTATTTCCTGACCAATAG
- a CDS encoding uracil-DNA glycosylase family protein has product MQNHSQEIVQRTELFAWQVEQLRFSGDFYIYNPLQYAWNMHEAYLRTYLSNPVKALMLGMNPGPFGMAQNGIPFGEVGAVKQFLKLDEPIEKPSIEHPSRPVLGLSVQRSEVSGKRLWALMEEHYKRADVFAEEMAIVNYCPLAFMERTKYAKNITPDKLPKVERMALEAICDRYLMDLIMLLQPTYLIGVGKYALKKLQQVVSDDSRYILGSIIHPSPANPQANRNWREKTQEQLIALGIWKDA; this is encoded by the coding sequence GTGCAGAATCACTCACAAGAAATCGTCCAACGGACAGAGCTGTTTGCTTGGCAGGTAGAACAACTACGATTTAGTGGAGATTTTTATATCTATAATCCTTTGCAATATGCATGGAATATGCATGAAGCCTATTTGAGAACCTACCTCTCTAATCCTGTAAAGGCGCTGATGCTTGGGATGAATCCCGGACCTTTTGGCATGGCCCAGAATGGGATTCCCTTCGGTGAGGTTGGTGCAGTGAAGCAGTTCCTCAAGCTTGATGAACCTATTGAAAAACCTTCTATCGAGCATCCGTCACGTCCGGTGCTTGGATTGTCTGTACAGAGAAGTGAGGTTAGCGGCAAACGTCTATGGGCATTGATGGAAGAACATTATAAACGTGCTGATGTGTTTGCCGAGGAAATGGCCATCGTTAATTATTGTCCGCTGGCCTTCATGGAACGAACCAAATATGCGAAGAACATCACTCCTGACAAGCTGCCCAAAGTTGAGAGAATGGCCCTTGAGGCAATTTGTGACCGGTATCTCATGGACCTGATCATGCTGTTGCAGCCAACCTATCTTATTGGAGTAGGAAAGTATGCACTGAAGAAGTTGCAACAGGTGGTTTCAGATGATAGTAGATATATACTAGGTTCCATCATTCACCCCAGTCCAGCCAATCCTCAAGCAAACAGGAATTGGAGAGAGAAAACACAAGAGCAACTCATTGCCCTTGGTATCTGGAAAGATGCATAA